The following are encoded together in the Tribolium castaneum strain GA2 chromosome 3, icTriCast1.1, whole genome shotgun sequence genome:
- the LOC659592 gene encoding uncharacterized protein LOC659592 isoform X2 translates to MCTYLLHAETCKFIMFIFYFFWGPVVSAEIITLSNKRNITCVLTGSEVSQSVYINPPLKTDFDHSSHQTGTWIYDDWSIINSSNTNQSLTLDKRWETFKLLDENRGCALKNNNLVSMSVCTSDNITITIYSNDHSSEKSITVTIKPIHQKIPKNKCSWYHFSILNKDQIVKIMSQNGEVAQEVKLDFDASWLYFSPKNKIAWKLHEYLYRAANHSTKALESNVAITFGKNLCLSLYVSVDKNCFLDISLESNNKIKRTTVLGFNEENSYKKWERIEIHAEAPGPGQLFLVRGFTQIGVKRGFWAIDDIRFCHRDMEIYKIESNENVDDHVCEVLYNSDQVLQNNDQKNLSCNDARFFAKHCNISCTTALGKSFPYCEKHRICYNESSCSCSWGYQGTTCETPCDRGSWGLFCQKKCDKECFECHPSTGKCLINKTENVNIEYEIPLSVELILPTNYNKNKKETTYHLKLLCESQWCLNQVVEENVLTNYSTRLVFKKFVPFTNYRLIVTAQKQNHAFQERYYAIEAKPFFPPVINNLSVYSKNLTTLWIRFQVSEKNGTYYIWYTDQNVTVPPNKVTARQCELWSNFLCGRIENLQPATNYIIVVESKKTKTTKWNVSPQVSALTLEEESEAPQNLHLTTSDDNAYINWEHPFVINGPIRKFYVVIKTNGKIENKTVNVKKTQKSYKYKIPMNYCSQNEITIYAQNLLRGKESTINVTFGCSSLPKLSSKPLIETCNKIKCELIIPKPITQQENSKYSILITKTNGNYEQGKIKELFKNFRNKIPSNIPEKKRWLVSQVNNYDQNYLQTKVGSRPGEMISLNKIHSYSIYLIQHNIPADNIVVYPINISKEKFEQTWLEYNTMTVFAFISTILFSLFLLQYFVLHLKRKLKNKKTHYDNIVTGDEALLGMKNNPEMSSLIHLEDFEQYVKNAAMTGKLTREFRALPTTSAESTTTGLLNKNQNKNKNSFNTPYDFSRVILSKLEGVGSDDYINASYISGFDRPKVYIATQGPKFATIRDFWRMIWQEQADTIVMATNFMEDKKMKWSPDDLKPLYANCLVPLVKRIREIRMNSKKPMVIHCSSGMNRTGTLILCDLAETVKAVDFYALLKKMRNERPNMITSEKQYVLAHLVVLECLTEEKHTLKKAVEENFSETFLKTQLNHIERLQWLDDVVKSSNQPNNKAPSYRYLDGTRKFLITQQPTRLLCNFWCVVANKNVEAVIFLNKTTIPMWPYRFKNSDSTFNIEELKSVGTKYCTSTTLIISECNKGRTVRKNVIFFQMNISKLNEQTDDFLNIVDVLESTFKSTGPILVACHDGITLCGLFVTLSRIINKLLKDSEIDVCGAIRYVRRCNPQFVKTSEQLEFLYRVIMHYLQKFDRYVYVV, encoded by the exons ATGTGTACTTACCTACTGCATGCAGAAACATGCAAATTTATAATGTTTatcttttatttcttttggGGTCCAGTAGTGTCTGCCGAAATAATAACCCTTTCTAACAAGCGAAATATTACATGTGTATTAACTGGTTCTGAAGTAAGTCAAAGTGTGTATATAAACCCACCACTTAAAACAG attttgatCATTCTTCACACCAAACTGGTACCTGGATTTACGATGACTGGAGTATAAtaaactcatcaaatacaaaTCAAAGCTTAACACTTGATAAACGTTgggaaa CATTTAAACTCTTGGATGAAAACAGAGGATGCGCATTGAAGAACAATAATCTGGTATCAATGTCAGTTTGCACCTCTGATAATATaacaattacaatttattCCAACGACCATTCTTCAGAGAAATCAATAACAGTAACAATAAAACCAATTCATCAAAAA ATACCCAAAAACAAGTGCAGTTGGTAccatttcagtattttaaacaagGATCAAATCGTAAAAATTATGTCACAAAATGGAGAAGTTGCCCAAGAAGTTAAATTAGATTTTGATGCCAGCTGGCTGTACTTTTCCcccaaaaacaaaatagcTTGGAAATTACATGAAT ATTTGTACAGAGCTGCCAACCACAGCACAAAAGCATTGGAAAGCAACGTTGCAATTacatttggcaaaaatttatgCCTCTCCCTTTATGTATCtgtggacaaaaactgcttccTAGATATCAGTCTAGAatccaataataaaattaaaagaacaaCAGTACTGGGATTCAATGAAGAAAATTCGTACAAAAAATGGGAAAGAATCGAGATACATGCTGAAGCCCCAGGACCAGGACAACTATTTTTGGTTAGAGGATTTACGCAAATAGGAGTAAAAAGAGGCTTTTGGGCAATTGATGATATACGCTTTTGCCACCGAGATATGG AAATATATAAAATTGAATCGAATGAAAATGTTGACGACCACGTATGTGAAGTCTTATACAATTCAGATcaagttttacaaaataatgatcaaaaaaatctttccTGCAACGATGCTAGATTTTTTGCGAAACACTGTAACATAAGTTGCACCACCGCGTTGGGAAAATCGTTTCCTTACTGTGAAAAACACAGAATTTGTTACAATGAATCGAGCTGTTCCTGCAGTTGGGGTTATCAAGGGACAACTTGCGAGACACCGTGTGATAGAGGTAGCTGGGGCTTGTTCTGTCAAAAGAAATGCGACAAGGAGTGTTTCGAGTGCCACCCATCGACAGGAAAATGCCTAATCAATAAGACCG aaaatgtaaacattGAATACGAAATACCATTAAGTGTAGAACTAATTTTACCTacaaattataacaaaaataagaaagagACTACGTATCATTTGAAACTATTATGCGAAAGCCAATGGTGCTTAAATCAGGTTGTTGAAGAGAACGTGTTAACCAACTATTCCACAAGGCTCGTATTTAAGAAATTTGTGCCTTTTACTAATTACAGGCTCATAGTAACAGCGCAAAAACAAAACCATGCTTTTCAGGAAAGATACTATGCCATCGAAGCAAAACCATTTT TTCCTCCAGTAATTAACAACCTGTCAGtttatagcaaaaatttaactacTTTGTGGATAAGATTTCAAGTTTCGGAGAAGAATGGCACTTATTACATTTGGTACACTGATCAAAATGTCACAGTGCCACCGAATAAAGTTACAGCAAGACAGTGCGAACTTTGGAGCAACTTTCTTTGTGGCagaattgaaaatttacaaCCTGCAACTAACTACATTATAGTT GTGGAATCAAAGAAAACTAAAACTACTAAATGGAATGTATCCCCACAAGTATCGGCTCTGACTCTGGAAGAGG AGTCTGAAGCACCACAAAATTTGCACCTAACAACGTCAGATGACAATGCTTATATAAATTGGGAACATCCATTTGTTATTAATGGTCCAATAAGAAAGTTCTATGTCGTAATAAAAACGAATggcaaaattgaaaacaaaactgttaatgttaaaaaaacacaaaaaagttaCAAGTATAAG ATTCCGATGAATTATTGTTCTCAAAATGAAATAACCATTTACGCACAAAATCTGCTCAGAGGTAAGGAAAGTACGATAAATGTAACATTTGGTTGTTCATCTCTGCCAAAACTATCTTCGAAACCCTTAATAGAGacatgcaataaaataaagtgtgaATTAATAATTCCGAAACCGATTACACAACAGGAAAACAG CAAATACAGTATTCTGATAACAAAAACCAACGGGAATTACGAGCAAGGTAAAATAAAAgaacttttcaaaaactttagaAATAAGATACCCTCGAACATACCGGAAAAAAAAAGATGGCTGGTGTCACAAGTTAATAATTATGATCAGAATTATCTTCAGACCAAAGTTGGTTCTCGCCCAGGGGAAATGATTTCTTTGAACAAAATTCATTCATATTCAATATACCTAATACAACATAATATTCCAGCAGATAATATTGTGGTTTATCCTATTAACATTTCCaaagaaaaatttgaacaaacaTGGTTAGAATACAACACTATGACGGTGTTTGCGTTTatatcaacaattttattttcattatttttattacagtaTTTTGTACTGCATTTAAAGag aaagttaaaaaataaaaagacacaTTACGACAACATCGTCACTGGAGATGAGGCACTGTTAGGTATGAAAAATAATCCAGAAATGTCGAGTTTAATTCACTTGGAAGATTTCGAGCAATATGTAAAGAATGCAGCAATGACTGGAAAACTTACGAGAGAATTCAGA GCACTCCCGACAACATCAGCAGAAAGCACAACCACTGGGTTACTGAATaagaatcaaaataaaaacaagaacaGTTTTAACACGCCAT ATGATTTCTCCAGGGTTATTCTGAGCAAGTTGGAAGGGGTGGGATCGGATGACTACATAAATGCGAGTTACATTAGT GGCTTTGATCGTCCCAAGGTCTATATAGCTACACAAGGCCCCAAGTTCGCAACAATTCGAGACTTTTGGAGGATGATTTGGCAGGAACAAGCCGATACCATAGTCATGGCCACTAATTTCATGGAggataaaaaa ATGAAATGGAGTCCCGACGATCTAAAACCACTTTATGCCAACTGTCTTGTACCTCTAGTAAAACGTATCAGAGAAATCCGGATGAATAGCAAAAAACCTATGGTAATACATTGCAG TTCTGGAATGAACCGAACAGGAACTTTGATTTTGTGCGACTTGGCCGAAACTGTAAAAGCTGTTGATTTTTATGCACTGCTTAAAAAGATGCGAAACGAAAGACCCAATATGATCACTAGTGAG AAGCAATACGTGCTTGCACATTTGGTTGTACTAGAGTGCCTCACTGAGGAAAAACACACTTTGAAAAAAGCTGTTGAGGAAAATTTCAGTGAAACGTTTCTCAAAACCCAACTAAATCACATAGAGAGATTGCAATGGCTCGATGATGTGGTCAAGTCATCGAATCAACCCAATAATAAGGCTCCTTCCTACCGTTATTTGG aCGGAAcgcgaaaatttttaatcacccAACAACCAACACGCCTCCTTTGCAATTTTTGGTGTGTTGTTGCCAACAAAAACGTGGAAGcagttatatttttaaacaaaacaacgATTCCG ATGTGGCCTTATCGATTTAAAAATTCCGACTCGACTTTCAATATTGAAGAACTAAAGTCagttggcacaaaatactgcACCTCGACAACATTGATAATTTCTGAATGTAATAAAGGCCGTACAGTTAGGAAGAATgttattttctttcaaatgaATATTTCGAAGCTGAATGAACAAACAGACGACTTTCTCAACATTGTGGATGTTCTAGAAAGCACTTTCAAATCTACTGGACCAATTCTGGTCGCTTGTCA TGATGGAATAACACTCTGTGGTTTGTTCGTTACGTTATCTCGTATTATTAACAAGCTGCTGAAAGACAGTGAAATCGACGTTTGTGGTGCAATTAGATACGTGCGAAGATGTAATCCTCAGTTTGTAAAAACTTCA gagcAATTAGAGTTTCTCTACAGAGTTATCAtgcattatttacaaaaattcgaTCGTTACGTTTACGtcgtttaa
- the LOC659592 gene encoding receptor-type tyrosine-protein phosphatase F isoform X3, protein MCTYLLHAETCKFIMFIFYFFWGPVVSAEIITLSNKRNITCVLTGSEVSQSVYINPPLKTDFDHSSHQTGTWIYDDWSIINSSNTNQSLTLDKRWETFKLLDENRGCALKNNNLVSMSVCTSDNITITIYSNDHSSEKSITVTIKPIHQKIPKNKCSWYHFSILNKDQIVKIMSQNGEVAQEVKLDFDASWLYFSPKNKIAWKLHEYLYRAANHSTKALESNVAITFGKNLCLSLYVSVDKNCFLDISLESNNKIKRTTVLGFNEENSYKKWERIEIHAEAPGPGQLFLVRGFTQIGVKRGFWAIDDIRFCHRDMEIYKIESNENVDDHVCEVLYNSDQVLQNNDQKNLSCNDARFFAKHCNISCTTALGKSFPYCEKHRICYNESSCSCSWGYQGTTCETPCDRGSWGLFCQKKCDKECFECHPSTGKCLINKTENVNIEYEIPLSVELILPTNYNKNKKETTYHLKLLCESQWCLNQVVEENVLTNYSTRLVFKKFVPFTNYRLIVTAQKQNHAFQERYYAIEAKPFFPPVINNLSVYSKNLTTLWIRFQVSEKNGTYYIWYTDQNVTVPPNKVTARQCELWSNFLCGRIENLQPATNYIIVVESKKTKTTKWNVSPQVSALTLEEESEAPQNLHLTTSDDNAYINWEHPFVINGPIRKFYVVIKTNGKIENKTVNVKKTQKSYKYKIPMNYCSQNEITIYAQNLLRGKESTINVTFGCSSLPKLSSKPLIETCNKIKCELIIPKPITQQENSKYSILITKTNGNYEQADNIVVYPINISKEKFEQTWLEYNTMTVFAFISTILFSLFLLQYFVLHLKRKLKNKKTHYDNIVTGDEALLGMKNNPEMSSLIHLEDFEQYVKNAAMTGKLTREFRALPTTSAESTTTGLLNKNQNKNKNSFNTPYDFSRVILSKLEGVGSDDYINASYISGFDRPKVYIATQGPKFATIRDFWRMIWQEQADTIVMATNFMEDKKRKCGEYFPQRLGTLCEYGEMRIKLVSERLFEHYDSRIFVVSYRESERRIQHLQMKWSPDDLKPLYANCLVPLVKRIREIRMNSKKPMVIHCSSGMNRTGTLILCDLAETVKAVDFYALLKKMRNERPNMITSEKQYVLAHLVVLECLTEEKHTLKKAVEENFSETFLKTQLNHIERLQWLDDVVKSSNQPNNKAPSYRYLDGTRKFLITQQPTRLLCNFWCVVANKNVEAVIFLNKTTIPMWPYRFKNSDSTFNIEELKSVGTKYCTSTTLIISECNKGRTVRKNVIFFQMNISKLNEQTDDFLNIVDVLESTFKSTGPILVACHDGITLCGLFVTLSRIINKLLKDSEIDVCGAIRYVRRCNPQFVKTSEQLEFLYRVIMHYLQKFDRYVYVV, encoded by the exons ATGTGTACTTACCTACTGCATGCAGAAACATGCAAATTTATAATGTTTatcttttatttcttttggGGTCCAGTAGTGTCTGCCGAAATAATAACCCTTTCTAACAAGCGAAATATTACATGTGTATTAACTGGTTCTGAAGTAAGTCAAAGTGTGTATATAAACCCACCACTTAAAACAG attttgatCATTCTTCACACCAAACTGGTACCTGGATTTACGATGACTGGAGTATAAtaaactcatcaaatacaaaTCAAAGCTTAACACTTGATAAACGTTgggaaa CATTTAAACTCTTGGATGAAAACAGAGGATGCGCATTGAAGAACAATAATCTGGTATCAATGTCAGTTTGCACCTCTGATAATATaacaattacaatttattCCAACGACCATTCTTCAGAGAAATCAATAACAGTAACAATAAAACCAATTCATCAAAAA ATACCCAAAAACAAGTGCAGTTGGTAccatttcagtattttaaacaagGATCAAATCGTAAAAATTATGTCACAAAATGGAGAAGTTGCCCAAGAAGTTAAATTAGATTTTGATGCCAGCTGGCTGTACTTTTCCcccaaaaacaaaatagcTTGGAAATTACATGAAT ATTTGTACAGAGCTGCCAACCACAGCACAAAAGCATTGGAAAGCAACGTTGCAATTacatttggcaaaaatttatgCCTCTCCCTTTATGTATCtgtggacaaaaactgcttccTAGATATCAGTCTAGAatccaataataaaattaaaagaacaaCAGTACTGGGATTCAATGAAGAAAATTCGTACAAAAAATGGGAAAGAATCGAGATACATGCTGAAGCCCCAGGACCAGGACAACTATTTTTGGTTAGAGGATTTACGCAAATAGGAGTAAAAAGAGGCTTTTGGGCAATTGATGATATACGCTTTTGCCACCGAGATATGG AAATATATAAAATTGAATCGAATGAAAATGTTGACGACCACGTATGTGAAGTCTTATACAATTCAGATcaagttttacaaaataatgatcaaaaaaatctttccTGCAACGATGCTAGATTTTTTGCGAAACACTGTAACATAAGTTGCACCACCGCGTTGGGAAAATCGTTTCCTTACTGTGAAAAACACAGAATTTGTTACAATGAATCGAGCTGTTCCTGCAGTTGGGGTTATCAAGGGACAACTTGCGAGACACCGTGTGATAGAGGTAGCTGGGGCTTGTTCTGTCAAAAGAAATGCGACAAGGAGTGTTTCGAGTGCCACCCATCGACAGGAAAATGCCTAATCAATAAGACCG aaaatgtaaacattGAATACGAAATACCATTAAGTGTAGAACTAATTTTACCTacaaattataacaaaaataagaaagagACTACGTATCATTTGAAACTATTATGCGAAAGCCAATGGTGCTTAAATCAGGTTGTTGAAGAGAACGTGTTAACCAACTATTCCACAAGGCTCGTATTTAAGAAATTTGTGCCTTTTACTAATTACAGGCTCATAGTAACAGCGCAAAAACAAAACCATGCTTTTCAGGAAAGATACTATGCCATCGAAGCAAAACCATTTT TTCCTCCAGTAATTAACAACCTGTCAGtttatagcaaaaatttaactacTTTGTGGATAAGATTTCAAGTTTCGGAGAAGAATGGCACTTATTACATTTGGTACACTGATCAAAATGTCACAGTGCCACCGAATAAAGTTACAGCAAGACAGTGCGAACTTTGGAGCAACTTTCTTTGTGGCagaattgaaaatttacaaCCTGCAACTAACTACATTATAGTT GTGGAATCAAAGAAAACTAAAACTACTAAATGGAATGTATCCCCACAAGTATCGGCTCTGACTCTGGAAGAGG AGTCTGAAGCACCACAAAATTTGCACCTAACAACGTCAGATGACAATGCTTATATAAATTGGGAACATCCATTTGTTATTAATGGTCCAATAAGAAAGTTCTATGTCGTAATAAAAACGAATggcaaaattgaaaacaaaactgttaatgttaaaaaaacacaaaaaagttaCAAGTATAAG ATTCCGATGAATTATTGTTCTCAAAATGAAATAACCATTTACGCACAAAATCTGCTCAGAGGTAAGGAAAGTACGATAAATGTAACATTTGGTTGTTCATCTCTGCCAAAACTATCTTCGAAACCCTTAATAGAGacatgcaataaaataaagtgtgaATTAATAATTCCGAAACCGATTACACAACAGGAAAACAG CAAATACAGTATTCTGATAACAAAAACCAACGGGAATTACGAGCAAG CAGATAATATTGTGGTTTATCCTATTAACATTTCCaaagaaaaatttgaacaaacaTGGTTAGAATACAACACTATGACGGTGTTTGCGTTTatatcaacaattttattttcattatttttattacagtaTTTTGTACTGCATTTAAAGag aaagttaaaaaataaaaagacacaTTACGACAACATCGTCACTGGAGATGAGGCACTGTTAGGTATGAAAAATAATCCAGAAATGTCGAGTTTAATTCACTTGGAAGATTTCGAGCAATATGTAAAGAATGCAGCAATGACTGGAAAACTTACGAGAGAATTCAGA GCACTCCCGACAACATCAGCAGAAAGCACAACCACTGGGTTACTGAATaagaatcaaaataaaaacaagaacaGTTTTAACACGCCAT ATGATTTCTCCAGGGTTATTCTGAGCAAGTTGGAAGGGGTGGGATCGGATGACTACATAAATGCGAGTTACATTAGT GGCTTTGATCGTCCCAAGGTCTATATAGCTACACAAGGCCCCAAGTTCGCAACAATTCGAGACTTTTGGAGGATGATTTGGCAGGAACAAGCCGATACCATAGTCATGGCCACTAATTTCATGGAggataaaaaa CGAAAATGTGGCGAATATTTTCCCCAAAGACTGGGAACGCTTTGCGAATATGGCGAAATGAGAATCAAATTAGTTTCCGAGAGACTGTTTGAACATTACGACAGCAGAATTTTTGTGGTGTCTTATAGAGAGAGTGAACGGCGAATACAACATTTACAGATGAAATGGAGTCCCGACGATCTAAAACCACTTTATGCCAACTGTCTTGTACCTCTAGTAAAACGTATCAGAGAAATCCGGATGAATAGCAAAAAACCTATGGTAATACATTGCAG TTCTGGAATGAACCGAACAGGAACTTTGATTTTGTGCGACTTGGCCGAAACTGTAAAAGCTGTTGATTTTTATGCACTGCTTAAAAAGATGCGAAACGAAAGACCCAATATGATCACTAGTGAG AAGCAATACGTGCTTGCACATTTGGTTGTACTAGAGTGCCTCACTGAGGAAAAACACACTTTGAAAAAAGCTGTTGAGGAAAATTTCAGTGAAACGTTTCTCAAAACCCAACTAAATCACATAGAGAGATTGCAATGGCTCGATGATGTGGTCAAGTCATCGAATCAACCCAATAATAAGGCTCCTTCCTACCGTTATTTGG aCGGAAcgcgaaaatttttaatcacccAACAACCAACACGCCTCCTTTGCAATTTTTGGTGTGTTGTTGCCAACAAAAACGTGGAAGcagttatatttttaaacaaaacaacgATTCCG ATGTGGCCTTATCGATTTAAAAATTCCGACTCGACTTTCAATATTGAAGAACTAAAGTCagttggcacaaaatactgcACCTCGACAACATTGATAATTTCTGAATGTAATAAAGGCCGTACAGTTAGGAAGAATgttattttctttcaaatgaATATTTCGAAGCTGAATGAACAAACAGACGACTTTCTCAACATTGTGGATGTTCTAGAAAGCACTTTCAAATCTACTGGACCAATTCTGGTCGCTTGTCA TGATGGAATAACACTCTGTGGTTTGTTCGTTACGTTATCTCGTATTATTAACAAGCTGCTGAAAGACAGTGAAATCGACGTTTGTGGTGCAATTAGATACGTGCGAAGATGTAATCCTCAGTTTGTAAAAACTTCA gagcAATTAGAGTTTCTCTACAGAGTTATCAtgcattatttacaaaaattcgaTCGTTACGTTTACGtcgtttaa